In Quercus robur chromosome 10, dhQueRobu3.1, whole genome shotgun sequence, a genomic segment contains:
- the LOC126703561 gene encoding U-box domain-containing protein 33-like isoform X2 — protein sequence MEEEEEKNATSEGMEIQYCSTRIMSPEIVEIVEDNNSVTTSREDSANDVYVAVGKDDLDVLKWALDHAVSPGARVFLVHVFPPITYITTPVGKLSKSQLSKEQARVYINEEHNRRRNLLQKYIRLCNEAKVTVDTVLLESNMTAKAILELITVLNITNLVVGTKRTPCSRRLGKKMAKGKFIKKNAPEFCEVTIVHDGKKVVDNQQVKELVHSSLASSPSKPEIARQSEKNFFECVCFSGKFN from the exons atggaagaagaagaagaaaagaatgcaACATCAGAAGGGATGGAAATTCAGTATTGTAGTACAAGAATTATGTCACCAGAAATTGTGGAGATAGTAGAGGATAACAACAGTGTTACAACTAGCCGAGAAGACAGTGCTAACGACGTTTATGTAGCTGTCGGAAAGGATGACTTGGATGTACTGAAATGGGCTCTTGATCATGCTGTTTCCCCCGGTGCTCGGGTTTTTCTTGTCCATGTTTTCCCTCCTATCACCTACATCACTACACCTG TTGGAAAATTATCAAAGAGCCAATTAAGCAAAGAACAAGCCAGAGTTTACATAAATGAAGAGCATAACAGGAGGAGGAATCTCTTGCAGAAATATATCCGCTTGTGTAATGAGGCCAAG GTAACTGTGGACACAGTGCTCCTAGAGAGCAATATGACAGCCAAAGCAATCCTTGAACTTATTACTGTTCTTAACATTACTAACCTCGTCGTGGGAACCAAACGAACACCTTGCTCAAG GAGACTAGggaaaaaaatggcaaaagGAAAATTTATCAAGAAGAATGCACCCGAATTTTGTGAGGTGACCATTGTTCATGATGGGAAGAAGGTTGTTGATAATCAACAGGTAAAAGAGCTGGTACATTCATCTCTGGCATCCAGTCCCAGTAAACCAGAAATTGCACGCCAATCCGAAAAGAACTTCTTTGAGTGTGTGTGCTTTTCGGGCAAGTTCAATTGA
- the LOC126703561 gene encoding U-box domain-containing protein 52-like isoform X1: protein MEEEEEKNATSEGMEIQYCSTRIMSPEIVEIVEDNNSVTTSREDSANDVYVAVGKDDLDVLKWALDHAVSPGARVFLVHVFPPITYITTPVGKLSKSQLSKEQARVYINEEHNRRRNLLQKYIRLCNEAKVTVDTVLLESNMTAKAILELITVLNITNLVVGTKRTPCSRVTGDSKPMNLRFNGLCSSFFRRLGKKMAKGKFIKKNAPEFCEVTIVHDGKKVVDNQQVKELVHSSLASSPSKPEIARQSEKNFFECVCFSGKFN from the exons atggaagaagaagaagaaaagaatgcaACATCAGAAGGGATGGAAATTCAGTATTGTAGTACAAGAATTATGTCACCAGAAATTGTGGAGATAGTAGAGGATAACAACAGTGTTACAACTAGCCGAGAAGACAGTGCTAACGACGTTTATGTAGCTGTCGGAAAGGATGACTTGGATGTACTGAAATGGGCTCTTGATCATGCTGTTTCCCCCGGTGCTCGGGTTTTTCTTGTCCATGTTTTCCCTCCTATCACCTACATCACTACACCTG TTGGAAAATTATCAAAGAGCCAATTAAGCAAAGAACAAGCCAGAGTTTACATAAATGAAGAGCATAACAGGAGGAGGAATCTCTTGCAGAAATATATCCGCTTGTGTAATGAGGCCAAG GTAACTGTGGACACAGTGCTCCTAGAGAGCAATATGACAGCCAAAGCAATCCTTGAACTTATTACTGTTCTTAACATTACTAACCTCGTCGTGGGAACCAAACGAACACCTTGCTCAAG AGTGACAGGTGACTCTAAACCGATGAATTTGCGATTTAACGGGTTGTGCTCATCATTCTTCAGGAGACTAGggaaaaaaatggcaaaagGAAAATTTATCAAGAAGAATGCACCCGAATTTTGTGAGGTGACCATTGTTCATGATGGGAAGAAGGTTGTTGATAATCAACAGGTAAAAGAGCTGGTACATTCATCTCTGGCATCCAGTCCCAGTAAACCAGAAATTGCACGCCAATCCGAAAAGAACTTCTTTGAGTGTGTGTGCTTTTCGGGCAAGTTCAATTGA